Part of the Kordiimonas pumila genome is shown below.
TGTGGCCATTTTAATAAAACTGAGAGGCCTCGAATTATATTTTGTGCGATAGATAGAGGGGGGCGGCGATGCTGACTGGTCTCAGTATTCGCGATATTGTACTGATTGACCGTCTGGATCTTTCCTTTGATCGCGGGCTTACTGTTCTGACTGGTGAAACCGGGGCAGGTAAATCTATTCTTCTTGATAGCTTGGGGCTAGCAACTGGGGCACGTGCGGATAGGGCGCTTGTGCGTCACGGTGCTGAGGCGGGTATGGTAACCGCAGAGTTTATGGTTGCTGAAGCGCACCCTGTTTGTCGCGCCCTGCTGGGGCAAGGTGTTGACCCAGATAGTGGCCACCTTATTCTGCGCCGGCAATTAAGTGTCGACGGTAAAAGCCGTGCATGGATTAATGATCAACCTATAACACAAAGCTTTCTCAGCGATATCGGCACATTTTTACTTGAGGTTCATGGCCAACATGATGACCGGGGCTTGCTTGAAGCGTCTGCCCACCGTGACCTTTTGGATAGTTTTGGTGGTTACAAGCTTGAACTTCAAGTGATGGCGTCTGCTTATACTGTTTATCAGAACGCAGTTTTAGCGTTAGCGAAAGCAGAGCAGGAACTAACATCAGCACAAGCAGATGAGGATTATATCCTTCACGCAAAAGAAGAGCTGGCAGCCCTGCATGTTACTGCAGGCGAGGAAGATACCCTGAATGAGCGCAGGTCGCTCATGATGCAGGGGGAAAAACTTTCTGGTGACCTGCAATCGTTTTTAGAAGATCTATCCGGCAGGACTGGTGCTGATTCTGTGATCAGGGGCGTTTTAAGGCGTATGGAGCGCATAGACGGCGCTGGGGCAGAGCGTGTACAGCCTATTCTTCACTCGCTTGATCGTGCCTCTATAGAATTAACTGAGGCGATTGAGGCGCTTACCCATTTTATTGAGATGTTAGAGTTTGACCCGGAAGACCTAGAGGCAACGGAAGACAGGCTTTTTGAAATAAGAAGGCTTGCCCGAAAACATAATTGTTTGCCCGACGCTTTGCCTGATATTCTATCTTTGCTGGAATCTCAAGCGGATGCATTATCTGCAGGTGATGAAAAAGTTCGTGCGGCGCGTGAACAGTTAAAGACCGCAAAAAGTGCAATGGGCGAAGCTGTTGCTAAGCTCACTAAAGCCAGGATTGATGCTGCCCAGCGGCTTGATAAGCTCGTTACTGCTGAGCTGCCTCCCTTGAAGCTTGAAAAAGCCATTTTTAGAACTCGTGTAGAGCCTTTGAGCGAGGCTGACTGGAGCCAGTACGGTGGAGAGCGGGTGACCTTTGAAGTGAAAACCAACCCTAGCACGCCTTTTGGGCCCATGGTTAAAATTGCATCAGGTGGGGAGCTTGCACGTTTCATTTTGGCCCTAAAGGTAGTTCTGGCAGAAGGGGGTAATGTACCGGTTATGGTATTTGACGAAGTGGATAAAGGCATTGGTGGTGCAACGGCCAGCGCCGTTGGAGAACGATTAAAGCGGCTTTCTGTTGCTGCTCAGGTGTTGGTTGTAACACACAGCCCGCAAGTGGCCGCGTGTGGCAATAGCCAGTTTCAAATAACCAAAGGGGGCCTAGGCGGCGAGATACGTACGGCTGTTACATGCCTGACAGAAAATGAGCGCCGTGAAGAAATTGCCCGTATGCTGGCTGGTAGTGAAATTACCGATGCAGCAAGGGCTGCTGCCGATCAGCTCCTGCAAAGGGCAAAGGGTTAATAAAGTGGCGGATGCAAGCACCATTGCAGTTGACAGTTTAACCGAAGGGGAGGCACGGCGGGAGCTTGCTAGGTTGGCGATGGAAATTGCTTACCATGACCAGCATTACTATGCTGATGATGCGCCGCTTTTAAGCGATGCAGCATATGATGCGCTGCGACTACGTAACGCTGAAATAGAATCGCGCTTTCCGGCACTTGTACGCGCCGATAGTCCGTCAAAACGTGTGGGTGTTAGTCTTAAGCAAAGCAAGTTTGAAAAAGTAACGCACACGCGGCCTATGTTGTCGCTTGATAACGCTTTTGCTGCTGTGGATGTTCATGAGTTTGACGCCCGTATTCGCCGTTTTCTGGGGGTTGCTGATGACGGTGTTCTTGCCTATACAGCAGAACCCAAGATCGATGGCTTGTCACTCGCACTGCGTTATGAACACGGTATCCTTGTGCAGGCTGCAACACGAGGCGATGGAGCTGTGGGTGAAAATGTTACAGCAAACGCCCGTACTATTGATAATATACCACACCACTTGTCTGGGACCGGCTGGCCAGAAGTTCTCGAGGTGCGCGGTGAGGTTTACATGGGTAAGGCCGATTTTTTGGCTCTTAATGAGCGGCAGCAAGAGAAGGGCGATAAGGTTTTTGCCAATCCCAGAAATGCGGCGGCAGGGTCTCTTCGGCAATTAGATCAAAGTATAACGGCTGCAAGGCCTCTTAGGTTCTTTGCCTATGCTTGGGGGGAAGTGTCAGAAGTGCCATCTGAAACCCAGATGGGCATGATCGAACTATTTAAGTATTGGGGCTTTGATGTGAATCCGCTTATGGTTCTCTGCCCAAATGCAGATAGTGTGCTTTTACATTATAAGAAAATAGAAGAGCAACGCGGTGTTCTTGATTATGACATCGACGGTGTTGTTTATAAGGTTGATCGGCTAGATTATCAGAAGCGTCTTGGTACCGTAGCACGTGCACCGCGCTGGGCAATCGCGCATAAATTTCCTGCCGAAAAGGCAAGCACAGTCTTGCTGGGTATCGATATTCAGGTGGGTAGGACCGGAGCGCTAACACCTGTTGCAAAGCTTCAGCCTGTAACGGTGGGCGGTGTTGTTGTCTCCAATGCAACACTTCACAACCGCGACGAAATTAACAGGCTTGATGTACGTATTGGTGATACCGTGATCGTGCAACGGGCAGGCGATGTTATTCCGCAGGTTGTGTCTGTTGTACAGGAAAAGCGCCCTGTAGATGCTGAGCCGTTTGAGTTTCCTGATAGGTGTCCTGCTTGTGGCTCCCACGCTGCTGCCGAAGGGAGTGATGTTGTTGTCCGTTGTTCTGGCGGGCTTATTTGCCCGGCACAGTGTGTTGAGCGTTTGCGCCATTTCGTGTCACGTAATGCTTTTGATATTGAAGGCCTTGGACAAAAGCAGATAGAGCAATTTTACGAACGGGGATGGGTGAAAGAACCCGCTGATATTTTTAAAATAGCCACAAGAAATGAAAGCGAAGGCAATGCTTTACAGAAGTGGGAAGGTTGGGGTGAGCTTTCTGTCAGTAATCTTTTAAAAGCTGTAGAGGACCGCCGTTCAATCGCTTTCCATAGGTTTATTTTTGGCCTTGGTATTCCAGGTATTGGGCAGGAAACGGCCAAACTTTTTGCACGTCATTTTCAGACTGTGGATGCTTTTGTTTCTTATCTGGAAAAAGCACAGGCGCTTTTAGATGGTTTGAATAAGAAAATTGATGCAACAGCAGTGTCAGCCCTGAATTATTGCTTGTTGACGTTTGGGCACCTTAAAGATTTTGAAATTGCCTTAACCCCGGGGGATTTGCTGGTTGATGTTAATGCATATCCTCGTCTTATCGCTGCTCGTGCAGGCCGTATGCGTGCGGGCACACTGAAAGCTGAGAATGTAAAAATAACGCACCTTGAAACTGTTGAGGTGCTTTTACATGAAAAAGATTTTTCGTTCCCGCAACAAATAGCTTTTGAGTTATTTTGCCATAATCAGGAACTTACAGACCTTGATGGTATTGGTGTGGACGCTATCGTTAACATTGAAGATTTTTTCTTCGAGCAGCAAAATAGGTCTGCTTTCTATGCTCTTCTTGATGAACTGAATATAGAGCCAGCTGAAAAGCAAGCAGATGATAGTCCTGTGTCTGGTAAAACGATTGTATTCACGGGTAGTCTGGTAGAATTGACACGCGCGGAAGCCAAGTCTGGCGCTGAAGCGCTTGGGGCAAAAGTGGCGGGGTCTGTGTCTGCTAAAACTGATATTGTTGTAGCTGGTCCGGGCGCTGGATCAAAACTAAAGAAAGCAGAAAGCCTTGGATTAAAGGTTATGACTGAAGAAGAATGGCTTGCTTTCATCCGAGAGTAGGCGAAATTTATTGCGACTGATGGGGGATCTATGCCACTTAAAATGTTACAGATTATTGCGCCAACCGCGGCGGAAAACAATATCAAGAAGCTGGTTAGTGAAACGTCAGTTATATCTTTTTATAAAGGTGCACTTCTTGAGGATGATCATGCGCTCTATACTTTGCTAACAAGGGCAGAGGACAGGCAGCAGCTTATTGATAAGTTGCATGATATTTTGCAGACATCTTCAAAAGCCCGGATCAATATTTTGCCTGTAGACGCTACATTGCCAACCGTTGAGAGCCGGATCAGCGGTGACACACGGGAAGAGCTGTATCAAAAGGTAGGGCATGGTGCGCAGCTTAATTTTACTTACCTATTACTCACTTTTCTTTCAACAATTGTGTGCCTGATTGGGCTTTTGCAAGATAATGTCGCTGTCGTTGTTGGGGCAATGGTAATTGCGCCGTTTCTGGGGCCTAATCTGGCTTTTGCGTTTGCAACGTCGCTGGGGGATAAAGATTTGATGAAAAAATCTTTTATCTGCGGCACTATCGGCATGTCGTTGGCAATTATTATATCTGCAGGGGTCGGGGCACTGAATGGCAGTGTGCCTACCAGTGTCGAACTGATTAGTCGCACAGAGGTTGGGATTAGTGGTGTTGCGCTTGCGGCGGCCTCTGGCGTTGCTGGCGTGCTTTCTCTTACGACAGGGCTGTCAATGACTCTTGTTGGTGTCATGGTTGCGGTCGCATTGCTGCCGCCGGCGGCCACGTTTGGGTACATGTTGGGTGCTTCCTATA
Proteins encoded:
- the recN gene encoding DNA repair protein RecN; translation: MLTGLSIRDIVLIDRLDLSFDRGLTVLTGETGAGKSILLDSLGLATGARADRALVRHGAEAGMVTAEFMVAEAHPVCRALLGQGVDPDSGHLILRRQLSVDGKSRAWINDQPITQSFLSDIGTFLLEVHGQHDDRGLLEASAHRDLLDSFGGYKLELQVMASAYTVYQNAVLALAKAEQELTSAQADEDYILHAKEELAALHVTAGEEDTLNERRSLMMQGEKLSGDLQSFLEDLSGRTGADSVIRGVLRRMERIDGAGAERVQPILHSLDRASIELTEAIEALTHFIEMLEFDPEDLEATEDRLFEIRRLARKHNCLPDALPDILSLLESQADALSAGDEKVRAAREQLKTAKSAMGEAVAKLTKARIDAAQRLDKLVTAELPPLKLEKAIFRTRVEPLSEADWSQYGGERVTFEVKTNPSTPFGPMVKIASGGELARFILALKVVLAEGGNVPVMVFDEVDKGIGGATASAVGERLKRLSVAAQVLVVTHSPQVAACGNSQFQITKGGLGGEIRTAVTCLTENERREEIARMLAGSEITDAARAAADQLLQRAKG
- the ligA gene encoding NAD-dependent DNA ligase LigA; translation: MADASTIAVDSLTEGEARRELARLAMEIAYHDQHYYADDAPLLSDAAYDALRLRNAEIESRFPALVRADSPSKRVGVSLKQSKFEKVTHTRPMLSLDNAFAAVDVHEFDARIRRFLGVADDGVLAYTAEPKIDGLSLALRYEHGILVQAATRGDGAVGENVTANARTIDNIPHHLSGTGWPEVLEVRGEVYMGKADFLALNERQQEKGDKVFANPRNAAAGSLRQLDQSITAARPLRFFAYAWGEVSEVPSETQMGMIELFKYWGFDVNPLMVLCPNADSVLLHYKKIEEQRGVLDYDIDGVVYKVDRLDYQKRLGTVARAPRWAIAHKFPAEKASTVLLGIDIQVGRTGALTPVAKLQPVTVGGVVVSNATLHNRDEINRLDVRIGDTVIVQRAGDVIPQVVSVVQEKRPVDAEPFEFPDRCPACGSHAAAEGSDVVVRCSGGLICPAQCVERLRHFVSRNAFDIEGLGQKQIEQFYERGWVKEPADIFKIATRNESEGNALQKWEGWGELSVSNLLKAVEDRRSIAFHRFIFGLGIPGIGQETAKLFARHFQTVDAFVSYLEKAQALLDGLNKKIDATAVSALNYCLLTFGHLKDFEIALTPGDLLVDVNAYPRLIAARAGRMRAGTLKAENVKITHLETVEVLLHEKDFSFPQQIAFELFCHNQELTDLDGIGVDAIVNIEDFFFEQQNRSAFYALLDELNIEPAEKQADDSPVSGKTIVFTGSLVELTRAEAKSGAEALGAKVAGSVSAKTDIVVAGPGAGSKLKKAESLGLKVMTEEEWLAFIRE
- a CDS encoding TIGR00341 family protein — protein: MPLKMLQIIAPTAAENNIKKLVSETSVISFYKGALLEDDHALYTLLTRAEDRQQLIDKLHDILQTSSKARINILPVDATLPTVESRISGDTREELYQKVGHGAQLNFTYLLLTFLSTIVCLIGLLQDNVAVVVGAMVIAPFLGPNLAFAFATSLGDKDLMKKSFICGTIGMSLAIIISAGVGALNGSVPTSVELISRTEVGISGVALAAASGVAGVLSLTTGLSMTLVGVMVAVALLPPAATFGYMLGASYMKEASGAFLLLSVNIVCVNLAGLLVFLGQGIQPRLWFERKMAKPFVLAGILVWSVALIVLVSFIGFYNLVDL